The following DNA comes from Bombus terrestris chromosome 2, iyBomTerr1.2, whole genome shotgun sequence.
TATTGATCATACAATTTTCATAGTACAAGGGTTGCCAGTTCCAAATTGGAAGAACTTTGATAAGTAAAAGACGACTGATTGCAGTAAAATGTGTTCCAACAAAATCAAGTTGGGCTGCTAGACAAGCTAAAGTACCAAGGACAATCAGAACAAGCGTTCCACGGAAAACAAGCTGTAGCCAAGAACGTCGCATTGCAGCCACCAATGGTTGACAAATAATATCCATTTCCTCTTCTGTGAAACCAGCCTGTTGACAATATCTACAAACCAGTCATATGaaatataatgataattaattaaaatcatgtaatgcaatataattaatatattaaaaatattttaccatgtataatataatatataaaatattggtaAAAAAATAATTGGATAATGTAAAGAATTAATAGAAGATTAATAACAAACAAGTTaacaatatgtttatatatgaacaatacaaaaatatgtcATTCTTTGAAACGGAGCTAAAAACATTAATAAGAAccaatattatacaaattttaaaaagaaaaactatatctatatacataaaaGAAAACTAATTTACTTGTAAAATGCATTCAATTCATCATCTATTAATCGTAGTTTTTCCGAATGTGACATTTCTTGCTGTTCTTTAACATAATTTTTGCGTAATTGTTTAACACATTTACTATTCGACATCTTCTGATTTCTATTCAATAGAAATTCCTATTgttattcgttaaatttctATGGTTCACTGCCTGGAGCTGAAGAAACAAACCAGTTATTATCGAACAGGAATACTATCCGTACATGCGCACATTTTCGTATTACTCCCGCGAACATATTGATTGTTTATTGCCATTGAATATATCGCGGCAAAATATGGCCAATTTTGAAGCTTGTTTATGACTATAAAAAACGTCAACGTATAGCATAAATACATAAAGTATATTTCAttcacataaaaataaaaaattgctacttatttaaaataaaaaaggcaTGTTTCAAAAATACcttaaattaattatgtataCCTACTTAAAACAGATCTTAAAAAAcagtatttaaaattaaaaaaagcatATTAAAAGGGGCTCTACTTATCTTTCCAATGtacaaattattgttattattttcatatatatatttttttttcgtttttttttgcATCAAGTCGTCCCTCCATCTGCAAATAATACGTagctaaaaatttattatttttcaaacttaTATTAAACATAAGTAACATATAATGAAGATAACTATTCAACTATAATCACTTAACTTTTGttctaaatatacatataaaaataatttctttagtaAAAGATTGACTGCTATAATTTGTTCAAATTCAGcttgcatatgtatgtatgtcagTGTTATCACCGATATAAAGCACTATAAagagaattattaaatataataatattgctGTAAGActagatttaattaatttaattgaaacgttgaaatattaGTATTATTGCTACTTTAAAGAAATTTGGTAACAATGTATAAAATAAGGTTACTTGGTACGTCTTGATTTAAAAGTGCTATTTTAGAGATAAAGATGTAAGATATAAAAACCTAATGATTAATTTTCTGCTGCAGTTGCACAAAATATAACCACAATCTATAATAATGTTACTCGAAATATTGTGTCTCTTTCCATGCTATCAGAGACTCATCAGATGTTACACAAAACGTGCAGGtacttatatatttacttataatatttttattcccgTAAAGATAATGTTTCTCTCTCTTAAACTGATTTATTAcacttattttaaattacaatctGTAAtcttataatacatatttttttcttctgcaatgtaatttattttatttattctacaataaatattattatagggATTTTGCAGAAGGAGAATTAAAGCCTTTAGCGGGAGAAATAGACAAGAAACATCTTTATccaaaagaacaaataaaaaaaatgggTGAACTGGGTTTAATGAGCATAGCAGTTCCCGAAAATGTAGGTGGAACTGGGCTAGATTATTTGGCCTATGTTATTGCAATGGAAGAAATATCTAGAGCTTGTGCCAGTACAGGTGTTATAATGAGTGTACATAATTCCCTATATTTAGGTCCTATAGAAAAATTTGGCAGTAAagatcagaaagaaaaatatatcacTCCTTTTACAAATGGTAATAAGATTGGATGTTTTGCTCTTAGTGAACCAGGCAATGGTAGTGATGCAGGTGCTGCTTCTACTATTGCCAAATTAAATGGatctaattatataattaatggtACAAAATCATGGATAACAAATGCTTATGAATCAGATGCAATTATCTTGTTTGCTGCAACAGACAGATCTAAAAAGCATAAAGGTATAAGTTCATTCATAATTGACAAACCTACAGAAGGACTCAGTGTTGGtaagaaagaagataaattaGGTATTCATGGAAGCAGTACCTGTTCATTAATATTTGAAGATTGTAACTTACCAAAAGAAAATGTATTAGGAGAACCAGGAATGGGTTTTAAAATAGCAATGATGACTCTAGGTATGAAATAAACTAACATCCATATAAATGCAACAGCTAAAGGTGTAATAACTAAATTACATTTCTAGATGCTGGCAGAATAGGCATTGCTGCTCAAGCTTTAGGCATAGCTCAAGCATCTCTGGACTGTGCAGTTGAGTATGCAGCTAAACGACAAGCATTCGGTAATTCTATAATAAAGCTACAAATAATTCAACAAAAAATTGCTGACATGGCACTAAAATTAGAAAGTTCAAGATTATTAACATGGCGAGCAGCCGCACTTAAGGATAATAATAAACCTTATACAAAGgtatgacaaaaaaaaaaaaaaataattaagctTAAATGTAATCTAATAATTCTCTTGTTCCTGTTTAGGAAGCTGCTATGGCAAAGTTGTCGGCATCTGAAACATCTACTTTTTGCACTCATCAATGTATACAAATTTTAGGTGGTATGGGTTACGTTACTGATATGCCGGCAGAACGTCATTACAGAGATGCGCGTATTACGGAAATTTATGAAGGTACATCAGAAATACAAAGACTGGTTATTGCTGCAAATATTATCAAAGAATATAATCTTAATTGAAGTATTTagatgtaatatatatttttttactaaaacCCTTTATATGcaagcaaaatatttttatatattccattaattttttatatatatatatctgttcCTTACATGAGAAAAagtcaataaattttatatattatcattGCAAAGTAGCTTTTTTCCTAGATGAGTCAACgtcacaaaatatatatatatatatatatatatatatatatatatatatatatgtatgtaaatattgcaaaatattatatacatatgtatgtatgtctgTCTATACTAATGCTGCATTATCAGTTTCTTAGTAACATTGTAGGAATTTCTATTCGCGATTTCTACCCTGCTCGTTATGGGGTAATGGCTAATAGATCATTTATTAAAGTAAGATTAATGCATAGAGATGGTAGACACTGCTCATAatgagattttattttaaaatctctACTAATATCGTAATTCGATAAGATCGCACATCATACTTAAAGACTAAATTTACAACTGAGCAGCATGAACTCTGATACTCCCTGTATTAAGACCTCAAAACTTTAATGATTATTTTGTCTAAATTGCATTTCTAAAACTATCTTAAATACTACACTATAGATCCCAGTATAACAgataacaatatacatataatttgtgCAAACGACAATT
Coding sequences within:
- the LOC100644786 gene encoding short-chain specific acyl-CoA dehydrogenase, mitochondrial, which encodes MYKIRLLVAQNITTIYNNVTRNIVSLSMLSETHQMLHKTCRDFAEGELKPLAGEIDKKHLYPKEQIKKMGELGLMSIAVPENVGGTGLDYLAYVIAMEEISRACASTGVIMSVHNSLYLGPIEKFGSKDQKEKYITPFTNGNKIGCFALSEPGNGSDAGAASTIAKLNGSNYIINGTKSWITNAYESDAIILFAATDRSKKHKGISSFIIDKPTEGLSVGKKEDKLGIHGSSTCSLIFEDCNLPKENVLGEPGMGFKIAMMTLDAGRIGIAAQALGIAQASLDCAVEYAAKRQAFGNSIIKLQIIQQKIADMALKLESSRLLTWRAAALKDNNKPYTKEAAMAKLSASETSTFCTHQCIQILGGMGYVTDMPAERHYRDARITEIYEGTSEIQRLVIAANIIKEYNLN